cattatctattttaaaaatgtctgttaGTGAATGGATGTTTTTCATGTGTGCTCCTTTTAGTAGATCTGAGCTGTGTCCATACTTAAGTGGATACTTCAGAAAACACTGTATCTGTATCAAGTAGGGTTCCGTCCACGCTGAGAGACAAACACAACAGAGAAatggttatactgtatatatacatattttttctcaTCCACTCTGCAGTGTAAGACTGGCCTTTTCAAATGTATCCACTCTCTAAATTGCTGCGTAATCCAAATTATCCACAACAGTGTGGACATGACATAACTGAACATTTTAACCCTACGGAGAAAACAACCTGAGCCTTGTTGTTAGTGCAGGGTAAAGTAAAAACAATAGTGAGgtacctacagtatatgaacATTGAAACTGTTATTGCTTGCGGTAATAATTCCTCTTGTTCATACTGGCCATTAAAAGATCCCCCCCCCCTAAAGGGCTTTCAAAGTAAGTGATGGCGACAAAGTCCTCGCTTTGTGCAAAATTGTATTCAAACGTTTATCTGAAGTTTATCTGAAgcagtcaagtcaagtcaattttatttgtatagcccaaaatgacaaatttgcctcaggggggactttacaatctgtacaggatacgacacctgTTGTCGGCAGTGATCCCCCCCGTGACCCTGACGCTAAGCCATGACACACATTAGTCTAAAGTTTCTTTCTCAGGTGTGGATCGATACTGAAAGTGCAAAGGCATTAGACGTCATAGCAGTGGTACAGTATGTGGGTATTATGTCACAGctatgaaccaatcagattgcttcatttgagtgtcccattttataaaatatgaatagatttctttagtgtatcgtaaacctgaaaataagaatcatcgTGTTCTCGTTAGCTAAGAATTAGTCGTTTAGATCTaaatatggagcgggtcctcttcaccgaGGTTAATGGccagtatgaacaggaggaatgaGTTACAGCAAGCAATACATGTTTTACAAATAActgttgttttaagacagacttgaaaaaaatTGTGAACCTCTCCATTAAAGTGCCACGGAGCTCAGCTGTTAGAAGATATCGTCCTGCATGTTGAATGTTATATTGCACCATTTACCTTGACACGGTGCAGGTGTGGGTTTGATGTTGTGTCGTGTTGAATACAGCAGTGGAGGACAGGAAGCTGTTTATTGGAATGATCTCCAAGAAGTGTAACGAGAACGACATCCGGCTGATGTTCTCACCGTACGGGCAGATAGAGGAGTGCCGGATACTTCGAGGCCCTGATGGACTCAGCCGTGGTAACGCATAACCTgttcatacacacacgcacacacaataaatagagaaagtaaaagaaataataatataataataataaataatgaggtgaataaaataaaataaaaatgtacaactgTTGAATGACCCAAAACATCAATGAAACAAAATTATAACATTGTATAAacttttgtgttattgtggtcatatatattgtaatttatgGCGCTGTTAGATTGCTACTAGGCCGtgccgttaatacaggtgcatgGGCGTAGTGAAAATATCGTtcttgaaaggctaaacgccagcaaatatggattgaagtaGAAGATTTTGttggataaaaacatgttgtgaagtttggaaatgattacatgtattttcaatatattttgactttttgacttttggactgagacACTTCCAGAGACGACTGTTGTGtgtctttgagagagagagtgacagagagaggggaagagatggTGGAAGCCGGTGGACTATTGTACGCAATCGGACCCCAAATCGGATGACACACCTCACTGTACCGCGGGTTGtaagctgtgatctgtttttaaagtcaggcaccttggcggcgGTTTGCGCTCTCTCGAGTTGTATGTTTGTATCCTCTCTGAATATGCTGaagtctttctttttctttaagtGAGATTAAAGCTGGTATTTAAATAATCGGCCGTCCTGAAATAATACCCACCTTATACTCACTCCGTATTAGAGCCGGGTTCAGGTTTGGTTATTTTCAGATGTAATTTGGTAAGAAATCTCTATCTTTCTCATTCTAACTGTGCCAATTGTCTGCGTCCATGTTTGTCATGTGGTGCAAGTACACAATGCCCAGCAGGAGTGTAGCCAATGCTTTTGATAAGCCTGGTGAGCAACGGTCAGTAATGaatgcaataaaacaaaaatatagctTCAGGTCAGGTCCCAAATTTAGTAAAACCATAAAGATTGTGTTATGTCGGGTCCTAAAGACGCAAGTATGGTAAGGTTTGTTCCAACAGGCTTTAGAGcacagagagaaacaacaaAACTGAGAaagataaaacagaaaaaaagtactAGTAAAacatagtatacagtatacaactGCCTGTCTGTAGGAGGAAAGTGATCTATTattgtgtttctctctttcaggtTGTGCATTTGTGACATTCACAGCTAGACAAATGGCCCAGTCAGCCATCAAGTCCATGCACCAGTCCCAGACCATGGAGGTGAGCTTAAACTTCACACTAAAAACAATATGTCATGTTGTAAAATGGTGATTTCAGAATCGGTGGATTATATTGTCTCCACTGTTGAAATGCTGTTTTATTCAGTATTTATATGAGTACATAAAGCTGTCAGAGTAGAAAACATTTTCCTTTGACTGCGTTTAGGGCTGTTCATCACCCATCGTAGTGAAGTTTGCAGACACTCAGAAGGACAAGGAGCAGAAGCGCATGGcccaacagctgcagcagcagatgcagcaaCTCAGTGCTGCTTCCATGTGGGGAAATCTCACTGGGCTCAACAGCCTGGGGCCACAATACCTAGCAGTGAGTGTGCGATTGTGTATGTTTATGCTAAAACGTAATCATTAGCCTGCTGACAGTTTAAACGTCGCTGTCACTTCCACTTTAGCGTGTTGTTTCTCATATCTCCTGGCTTTAGCTCTACTTACAGTTGCTGCAGCAGTCAGCCTCCACGGGGAATGCACTCAACAATCTGCACCCTGTTTCAGGTacgtgctcacacacacacatgccgtAACAGACATTCCACCATGAAATATTTCAGTCATGTAAGATTTAGATTTGTATTGTTGGCTGAATGATAATCCCACTCGTGGCTTCTGGGTTTGAAAGAGGTTAATGTCATCCCTCTCTGGATGCTGAGGAAGTTTTCAATGTCCAGCCTCAAACCCGTTCAGCCAACAAACTCCAGGAGAGAACACGTCTTTATGTACTGTTTTTATATACAATAGTGGTCAGAGATAAGGGGTGGTGGTGGAGTCTTGAACTtaaccgtgtgtgtgtctgtcaggtCTTAATGCCATGCAGAACCTGGCTGCTTTAGCGGCAGCAGCAACTGTCACACAGGCCACGCCCACAGGCTCCAGCGCCATGACAACATCTAGTAGCCCACTAAGTGCACTAACAAgctcaggtaaaaaaaaaaaatcacaactaCAGTACTGTTTCATAGTCAAGGTAGGGCTCCGTGGTATGGTGACATCCATGTGAGTCCACATAAACCTCTAGCAGTTAAACATctgtacatttatatataactatatcatttagtatataaaataaactATACAAATAGCTGCCAGGTATCAACAACAATTGCTTCTCTGATTGACTATTTTCTGATTTTCTTTTGATAgacacattatatcataaattGCTAATTGTGAGGTCAAAATAATGGTGTGAAAATGTTGACATTGCTGAGCTCTAGCACACAGACTGTAGCACTGTAACACAGCTTTGTGTCATATTTTTCCAGTTGAGtttatttacaacattaacaGTGAATGTTCCCTGAGCaggctcctcctccacctccagcaaCAACTCCTCAATGAACCCCATGGCTTCTCTGGGGGCCCTGCAGTCTCTGGCtgctggtgctggagctggCCTCAACATGAGCTCCCTGGCAGGTACTAACCCCTCAGCTGGACCTGTACATTTCCACTGATTAGATGACTCTaaggcagtggttctcaaactttttgcactacgtaccacctcagaaaatatttgactcTCCAAGTACCTCCATTATGATCAGGGGTGGGCAGTAATTTTTCCTGGGGGGGGCCACATGTGAAATCCAGATCGTTGCAGGTGGCCAAACAAATTCTGTCAGACGTAACTTCTATTTTATCACTACATtaatttatagaaaacatactgcacacttatttttcagcatttattataCTGAAAATCACTCTAAATATCATATTATTAAGAAAATGACATTATATGCAGGAGTTTTTGAACCGTACAGGACTGAATGTTTTGGGTAGTAATTAGTCCGTtaacaaaacttaacaaaacagTTATCCCCCAGCATGACAAACTATAAAAACATGCACTGCAGGTCCAAAAAGCCCTATTTTTTTGGGGCAGGGAGGGTAgcctactgtacacagtactgtactgtactttgttattgtcatctatagtggttgttgGCATAAAaccacacaattcaaatgattataattatttaaatatttgctttgattaaagaAATCTcggcaagctgcttagagctagtgttaggaagttaaacaggtcataattctctctctaatatctattttatattgatgtgaaaacatctcacaactggatttattcacgtttctcaccaaaaactttACGAGatcacatttgaacacatcatgataacgttgtaatttaccttcacccaatagtaaTTTTCCCTGAACCGACTTTGAACTCctcataacaataactcaatggcacctccgttaacgttcgtATCTCCTGTATTTATTCAGTCAGGACTGCGCTGCCCACCTGCTGctgacagctaacgttactaactctcctcctgctgatctcaacacagatttgttgttcacagtgtcgctttatcagggaataatagggtgcgtcccctgtCCGGCGCTTTTTTTGTTCTCTTCAccgtggctccggtcccaaacaaattTAAACATGATACGACTtgcagcgtaactgtgggaaagcatcaatacagaggaatcgagTCAGAGATTCTTCCGCGTACCACTAGAGAGAGCACGCGTACCACCAGTGGTACGTGTACcgtagtttgagaaccactgctgtaaGGCATTACACTTGATGTAAATCTTTCTCTTTAAAGATTTACAGAGCAGACAAGGTTGTCTTGTGAGTGTGATGTAATGTGAATGTGCGTTGATGTTAGCTGCCTGTAATTGCCATTGGGCACATTTAGTTTGAAGCCAGTATGAAGACAAAAGTAATGCCTCACTCAAATGTCAGTTAGTTGTAAGAGATGTCCAATAATCAGATATAGGGTCAGCATCACTGTCCGCTGCTAAGTTACAGGGACtgtttattaattaatatgtTGTGAGAGCACTTGATGTACTAAAAATTAAAGTTAATGTGTATCACCAGCCTAACATGCAGGCAAAAAAGTATTTTGCTCAGAAGGTagagaccatttcacagttataaatgtaaacattccagatgtgtcccagtttatttcctgttgtagtgtacgtgaatgtcatcagctgaaaTAAGTTGAAACGGTCTATACTTTGCACCTGTTTGAGgttattttatcaaatttgtCATGTAAGTGATACATGCATACTGCATTGGAGTGATAGGATCTGACCTTGTCACCCGTGTGACTCTGATGCAGGCATGGCAGCACTGAACGGCAGCCTCGGCTCCGGAGGCCTGTCTAACGGCTCAGGAAACACCATGGAGGCGCTGAGCCAGGCCTACTCTGGCATCCAGCAGTACGCTGCCGCTGCCCTTCCCAGCCTGTACAACCAGAGCCTGCTGTCCCAGCAGAGCGTCTCAGCCGCAGGCAGCCAAAAGGAAGGTGGGTTCTGTGGGCTGAGAGTAGTAGAACAAAAAGGAGATGATGGGGACAGTACAGATGAAGTGGAGGAcaaggggaggtgggggggtatTTACTGTATAACCACTGTATGAGCATGCTTCAAAATCTTCCTTTCTTCAGTCCAATTTTGGAATCAAATTGACCAAAAACGTCGAGCTGTAGGCTAAAATGTGAGTTGGAGTTTAGAATGCTTTTTGCTAACATGCCTATTTTCATAGAAACTGATCTGTTCAATCGGCTGCCACATACCTTTGcagataaagaaaagaaagctAACAGTAACAACCGGGTGCAAGCGTACTCCATGCTTGACTCCTAACTTGATTTAAAGTAGTGTTGTGGGCAGGTTGGTAGAgatgtgtgtgctgtgtgttgaTGTCACCTTGTGCTAAGGattctgtcttgtttttaaatctgCTGCGTCAGCCAGCGTCGGTCGCAGCACCGGTAAGACGTCACCACCTTCTCTCTGACGTGGCCACCAATAATCATGTCAACAGTCCATAACAGGAGGCGTGTCCTTGTTTGTGTGTTAATGTTATAGCCCtcctttattacacggctgggttgaatactcgattctgattggtcaatcatggcgttctgcggtctgtaatctctttataacagaccattgctatgtataacagaccgttgctatgtatagcagaccgttgctatgtatagcagaccattgctatgtataacagaccgttgctatgtataacagaccgttgctatgggcgcagctctgatgttggactgtggcggaccatttttgtgtcgaAATATTGATACCTTCagcaagtagccgtgtaataagcgggataatgtacagctagcgggtcattgttgtgaaagaaacccttTCAGGGTGATGACAGACCCCGACGTGAACAATGACCAGCtttctgtacattatcccttacatgtacTATATTATGTATACTCTCTgtaatttcattgtttttatcatgGATGTCTTATATGATACTACGGAGCCCCCAGGGGTCATGtggtggaaaaaatatgaatgtggAAATTTGGACTGGCAGACTGTGTGCACGGATTCAACTTTGTGAACTAAACTACGAGGAGGGTGATAAAATACATCTGAATTGAGAAATTCACTCGTAAATGTAACCAAAAAGCCTGTATTTACTGCCAATTACTCaagattatttttcatttctacCTTTTTTAATGACTACTTCTTTGGCTGGACGGCAACAAAGCGGGGCCAGCCcacgctttaatgttcaaaaacacactttgcacacacacacacacatatttctcATCATACTTCCGCCTGCATATAATTATATTCAccctccgttttagcgcctcaCTCTCTAAGGCCTCCCCCccttctgcaaaaaaaacagtctgagggcgcctgggttagctcagttggtagagcgggcgtccatgtatcaaggcttggtcctgaccgcggcggcccgggttcgaatccggcctgtggccctttccgcatccactctctctctcccccctttcaagactctatccactgtcctcaataaaaatggaaaaatgcccccaaaaaaataactttaaaaaaaaaaaaaaaacagtccgaTTGGTCAGTGTTTCCGCTCTTCCACATCTACGCTATCAGCGTCATTGCGCCGTCATTGCAGCCCGAGGAACCCCCGTAACGGAGTTTAGCTGCACTTCTACTGCGGCAAATCACCACGATAACGGCTTCTAAAGCAAAACTTCACGTTCCAGCGAGaatctgatctgaaatcagGGAGAAATGAACAACATCGACAAACCAAGACTTACAGGTTTCCATGACGTCTTGGCTCAGGTAAATACTGCTACTCATATCTCTCTGTCAACTCATTTTAGCTTAGTATTTATGCataaactctgtaaaccgtaaacatgcactctgtttgtctttacaggtccatttgtgagaaatgaccgacagccCAGTGAAGAAAAAAGCATTTGTTGCAATGATGTCCTTCTGTTTTTCTCTGATATAAAGCACACTATTCCATATAATCCTCAATACGTACCTCACAGttataaaataaactaaatccTCTCTATTACCTTTAAATCCCATAAGTAAAGATGAATGTGTAAATTTTAATATATCGGTAGTTTCTCACCTTTAAGGTGCAacgtgtaagatctggccagaattttagttttaaaatattagaaaattgAATTAACATCATCACCAGAATGTGAAgaggcgttttttcacattaaactctgtgaaattacagttaagttcgaccaaagcacacttggtgattgttggaaagagtaacgacgacggctTGGgtgagatttattttgtttctgtccagtttgaatgaagggttttacgatgctccgctacgtacagctgatctcaacataaacaacaaaaatacacgtaGATGATGAccagtttgtttattggattaaatccaaagtggcagaaacaagAAAACGATTGCACCCTCGCCTCGTCCTCACCGCCGCTGGGAGGGGAGCGCGTGGCATCTCCAGGAGACGTACCCcgcagttagcagttagctcaaaTTCAGCCAGTGCAAACCCCAGCACCGATGGACCGCCCCGGCTCCCCGCCGGATAAGCAAACTCTCcgttgctgccgttacacagGTTAGACCCGGCGCTCCATGGCGGCACCGGGGTTTGTGCTGGCTGAACCTGAGTCGCCGCTCCGTCTCCAGGAGCTGCCGAGTACCGACTGCTCTCCTCCTGGCGTAGTGGTCTCCTGGCCGAGATGGAAGCGTGCGTCGTTTTCTCGTTTTGTCACTTTGGGTTTTATCGAATAAACCGTCCAGCCCCGGTCAGTGTCTCAGTCAACACACAGATGGTTAACATAAACTACAGGCCGACGCCACACGTGAAGATTAGAAGATAGCACCGGTAATTTGACCCCGCTGTTAGTTAGTAGtcagcttttttttatataactgatgactgtaaatgtagtttgtatggacccagtaggTGGCTAGGTACTATgcattgcacctttaaatactTTGGAATAAATGTATTTGCATCTTTAGAAAAAACAATCTCTATGAACTATAATATAACTTTTCATGTGATCAAACTTGATTTGGAAAGATGGCATAATCATTTTCCCATCAGGCAGAAGGTCAATAATTAAAACTAACGTTCTTCCTAGAATAAAGTTCTGCAGTTATATATTACCTCTAGCACCCCCTCAGAGATATTGGGAAACAAATACATAGTGTTGTTATTAGGTTTTTATGGAGGGGCAGACACTAAAAAATGAAAACTGGCCATCCTTCAAAGAAAGGGGGGCTATCGGTACCCAATTTGAAATTGTAATTTCAGGCTCTTACCTTTCGTCCCTTAatgaattgatttttaatatGCTTCGACTTCATGGCTCAATATTAAGAGAAGTTTGTTGGCCCTTTTTCCGCCGAATGACATTTTGTTTACAGGTCTTTCtgttagaaaatgtaaactgaAGTAGTCTACTTTCAAATACTGTCAAGTCTGGAGGACAGCATTTTATCTAACCTCAATGGTATAATTCaggtatactgtacatattttcgGAGACATTATAAATAATACTGGTTTAAGAAGCTTTCAGGATTTGAGGGAATATACATTGTCATCCAGTTCTTTTTCCTCTATATTTACAATTATGCTCTGCTATAAGAGCTGCAGGTATTCATCCAATGATGAATTTAATTAAGAAACTATCAGGATTAACTAAAGGACGTGCTCATTCATTTATAACACTTTGATAGAACATACACAGACTCCATTAGCGATAATAACAATATGGAATAAAGACTGAATCATCTTTAGACTGGGCCGGAGTTTGGATGAATGACTCGTTCTTCACAAAATCCAAATCATAAACTAAAAACCTTATTTGACACCAAAGCAGCGTGATGAATATAACTACTACTCCAAACTGTACTCAAACCAAATGGGGACACTTTTACATATCATGTAGGAGTGTCCATCTGTGACTTCCCCTCTGTGTTCTGGATCCTCTGCtgtgtttgctttctctctTCTTGGCTGCAGACCAGATGGGGAGGCTAATCAGCAGCATGGGACACACCTGGGCCCGGTGTGCTCCCTGCTTAAAAGCCAGAGCATGCAGCAGTCTGTGGCTGACAGACCTCCTTGCACACCATACCTTTGTTACTTGGTTTTTggttctttgtctttgtttttacagcacaacatccatgcagcacattttcacacatccaCTCCCTACACTACTGACTCTACAGATTCCTCCCATACATTCTTTTGACTTACTTTTTCCATACTTTTTGTTTAATAAATCCCTTTATTTGTTCAGTATACCCATGTGTCTCCCGTTTTTGTCACAGTTCTAGAGCCTTTGCTGTgacaaatgggggctcgtccgggataaAAACAAAGAACCAAAAAACAAGTAACAGAGGTATGGTGTGCACGGATGTCTGCCAGCCACAGACTGCTGCATGCTCTGGCTTTTGAGCAGGGAGCACACCGGGCCCAGGTGTGTCCCATGCTGCTGATGAGCCTCCTCATCAGATCTGCAGCCCTGAGGAGAGAAAGCAAACACAGCAGAGGATCCAAACACAGAGGGGCCATCACACCATCAGTTCAAAGTTTCTggaaacaaataacaaaatgtcTGTCTGGAACACTTGGTTTAGAGATCAACTACTCTCCAGAATGTATGCTGTTGAATGATGATTCCTGGCAGAATAATTAATCCTACTCAAAAGACAGCTGTGGCAATCAGCATGCACTGCTGCTAAAACGATGTTGGTTAGGAGGCAACCACTGCACAATCTAACTATTAATCAGTGGATTCACTCGTCAATAGAGATTTTATTTATGGAACTCTGTTGCTAGGATGAGCCAGACAGGCCAGGTTATGCTCAGAGCTTGGAAGGAGGCACTCAACGCAGCTATAActattacattttgtttcctTATTTACTTTGCAGCACACTGTTGTCAGGATGTGGGGGTGGAAAGTAAGATATGAAACAATAGAAAAGGTTAAAAAGACCTGATAAACATACAAAAGCAATCAACGTAATAGTGTAGTGAGTTACGTCAGACCAGTGACACTTCCCATAATGAGGTAGTAACTTGTGTGGAATAGACTTTATCCCGTACCATGTCAACATAATTGAAGATGGAATTGCTAATCTCATAAAGTATCCTGCTTATATAGTTGAAAAACTGCCCAGTAACTAAAGTATCAGCAGCTACTATGAGGCCTGTACCGTGTTTCACAGAGTAAGACCCACATGTTTTTCACTTGAATTCTTTTTTAACTTCTCAGACAGGTCTTGCCATATTTATGCTGTGAAATGTTTGTCAAAGTTGCAGATTATCTGTTTGATACACGTTTAAAATACTGTTGAGAATATTGTATCATtcatattgtcatctgtctactcaaataaaagtttgattgtgaaacagaaatgtgttgctcacagtcactatttactacctgtagtAAAGGATTCCATTTTCATAGTCTGGATGTTGAATGGACCATTTTACCCTTCTACATGCGTGAAATCAAATAAGTTTTTCAAATCACctgttaaacagtgtaattacataaaatcGTTGTGAAagaactagggttgtcaaagttaacggcaTTATAACGCattgacgcaaatttgttttaacgccactaatttctttaacgcaacttgcgatttttagggctcagttttaatgctagaGTGAAGCCACTGGCTTGTCATACTGGATTGTCGGTAAGGAGGCTAaaaaacactccaaacttatgcaaaattttggtgaagaaaaactggcatggacattttcaaaggggtcccttgacctctgacctccagatatgtgaatgaaaatgggttctgtgggtacccacgagtctccccact
This window of the Sebastes fasciatus isolate fSebFas1 chromosome 2, fSebFas1.pri, whole genome shotgun sequence genome carries:
- the LOC141760353 gene encoding CUGBP Elav-like family member 1 isoform X4, yielding MDSLDPETLYVSPEQTGQPMLPLPTSDVSNLALGGGKKMNGSLDHPDQPDVDAIKMFVGQIPRSWSEEQLRELFEPYGAVYEINVLRDRSQNPPQSKGCCFITYYTRKSALEAQNALHNMKILPGMHHPIQMKPADSEKNNVEDRKLFIGMISKKCNENDIRLMFSPYGQIEECRILRGPDGLSRGCAFVTFTARQMAQSAIKSMHQSQTMEGCSSPIVVKFADTQKDKEQKRMAQQLQQQMQQLSAASMWGNLTGLNSLGPQYLALYLQLLQQSASTGNALNNLHPVSGLNAMQNLAALAAAATVTQATPTGSSAMTTSSSPLSALTSSGSSSTSSNNSSMNPMASLGALQSLAAGAGAGLNMSSLAGMAALNGSLGSGGLSNGSGNTMEALSQAYSGIQQYAAAALPSLYNQSLLSQQSVSAAGSQKEGPEGANLFIYHLPQEFGDQDLLQMFMPFGNVISAKVFIDKQTNLSKCFGFVSYDNPVSSQAAIQSMNGFQIGMKRLKVQLKRSKNDSKPY
- the LOC141760353 gene encoding CUGBP Elav-like family member 1 isoform X6, whose protein sequence is MASFKLDFLPEMMVDHCSLNSSPVGKKMNGSLDHPDQPDVDAIKMFVGQIPRSWSEEQLRELFEPYGAVYEINVLRDRSQNPPQSKGCCFITYYTRKSALEAQNALHNMKILPGMHHPIQMKPADSEKNNVEDRKLFIGMISKKCNENDIRLMFSPYGQIEECRILRGPDGLSRGCAFVTFTARQMAQSAIKSMHQSQTMEGCSSPIVVKFADTQKDKEQKRMAQQLQQQMQQLSAASMWGNLTGLNSLGPQYLALYLQLLQQSASTGNALNNLHPVSGLNAMQNLAALAAAATVTQATPTGSSAMTTSSSPLSALTSSGSSSTSSNNSSMNPMASLGALQSLAAGAGAGLNMSSLAGMAALNGSLGSGGLSNGSGNTMEALSQAYSGIQQYAAAALPSLYNQSLLSQQSVSAAGSQKEASVGRSTGPEGANLFIYHLPQEFGDQDLLQMFMPFGNVISAKVFIDKQTNLSKCFGFVSYDNPVSSQAAIQSMNGFQIGMKRLKVQLKRSKNDSKPY
- the LOC141760353 gene encoding CUGBP Elav-like family member 1 isoform X11, whose protein sequence is MDSLDPETLYVSPEQTGQPMLPLPTSDVSNLALGGGKKMNGSLDHPDQPDVDAIKMFVGQIPRSWSEEQLRELFEPYGAVYEINVLRDRSQNPPQSKGCCFITYYTRKSALEAQNALHNMKILPGMHHPIQMKPADSEKNNAVEDRKLFIGMISKKCNENDIRLMFSPYGQIEECRILRGPDGLSRGCAFVTFTARQMAQSAIKSMHQSQTMEGCSSPIVVKFADTQKDKEQKRMAQQLQQQMQQLSAASMWGNLTGLNSLGPQYLALYLQLLQQSASTGNALNNLHPVSGSSSTSSNNSSMNPMASLGALQSLAAGAGAGLNMSSLAGMAALNGSLGSGGLSNGSGNTMEALSQAYSGIQQYAAAALPSLYNQSLLSQQSVSAAGSQKEGPEGANLFIYHLPQEFGDQDLLQMFMPFGNVISAKVFIDKQTNLSKCFGFVSYDNPVSSQAAIQSMNGFQIGMKRLKVQLKRSKNDSKPY
- the LOC141760353 gene encoding CUGBP Elav-like family member 1 isoform X10 translates to MDSLDPETLYVSPEQTGQPMLPLPTSDVSNLALGGGKKMNGSLDHPDQPDVDAIKMFVGQIPRSWSEEQLRELFEPYGAVYEINVLRDRSQNPPQSKGCCFITYYTRKSALEAQNALHNMKILPGMHHPIQMKPADSEKNNAVEDRKLFIGMISKKCNENDIRLMFSPYGQIEECRILRGPDGLSRGCAFVTFTARQMAQSAIKSMHQSQTMEGCSSPIVVKFADTQKDKEQKRMAQQLQQQMQQLSAASMWGNLTGLNSLGPQYLALYLQLLQQSASTGNALNNLHPVSGSSSTSSNNSSMNPMASLGALQSLAAGAGAGLNMSSLAGMAALNGSLGSGGLSNGSGNTMEALSQAYSGIQQYAAAALPSLYNQSLLSQQSVSAAGSQKEASVGRSTGPEGANLFIYHLPQEFGDQDLLQMFMPFGNVISAKVFIDKQTNLSKCFGFVSYDNPVSSQAAIQSMNGFQIGMKRLKVQLKRSKNDSKPY
- the LOC141760353 gene encoding CUGBP Elav-like family member 1 isoform X8 is translated as MASFKLDFLPEMMVDHCSLNSSPVGKKMNGSLDHPDQPDVDAIKMFVGQIPRSWSEEQLRELFEPYGAVYEINVLRDRSQNPPQSKGCCFITYYTRKSALEAQNALHNMKILPGMHHPIQMKPADSEKNNVEDRKLFIGMISKKCNENDIRLMFSPYGQIEECRILRGPDGLSRGCAFVTFTARQMAQSAIKSMHQSQTMEGCSSPIVVKFADTQKDKEQKRMAQQLQQQMQQLSAASMWGNLTGLNSLGPQYLALYLQLLQQSASTGNALNNLHPVSGLNAMQNLAALAAAATVTQATPTGSSAMTTSSSPLSALTSSGSSSTSSNNSSMNPMASLGALQSLAAGAGAGLNMSSLAGMAALNGSLGSGGLSNGSGNTMEALSQAYSGIQQYAAAALPSLYNQSLLSQQSVSAAGSQKEGPEGANLFIYHLPQEFGDQDLLQMFMPFGNVISAKVFIDKQTNLSKCFGFVSYDNPVSSQAAIQSMNGFQIGMKRLKVQLKRSKNDSKPY
- the LOC141760353 gene encoding CUGBP Elav-like family member 1 isoform X3, translated to MDSLDPETLYVSPEQTGQPMLPLPTSDVSNLALGGGKKMNGSLDHPDQPDVDAIKMFVGQIPRSWSEEQLRELFEPYGAVYEINVLRDRSQNPPQSKGCCFITYYTRKSALEAQNALHNMKILPGMHHPIQMKPADSEKNNAVEDRKLFIGMISKKCNENDIRLMFSPYGQIEECRILRGPDGLSRGCAFVTFTARQMAQSAIKSMHQSQTMEGCSSPIVVKFADTQKDKEQKRMAQQLQQQMQQLSAASMWGNLTGLNSLGPQYLALYLQLLQQSASTGNALNNLHPVSGLNAMQNLAALAAAATVTQATPTGSSAMTTSSSPLSALTSSGSSSTSSNNSSMNPMASLGALQSLAAGAGAGLNMSSLAGMAALNGSLGSGGLSNGSGNTMEALSQAYSGIQQYAAAALPSLYNQSLLSQQSVSAAGSQKEGPEGANLFIYHLPQEFGDQDLLQMFMPFGNVISAKVFIDKQTNLSKCFGFVSYDNPVSSQAAIQSMNGFQIGMKRLKVQLKRSKNDSKPY